In one Brevibacterium sp. CBA3109 genomic region, the following are encoded:
- a CDS encoding nucleoside-diphosphate sugar epimerase/dehydratase: MSRHGRAMALSLIDGLVFAFLVVSMTLVRYDFHASLVNVPGMLVCSAVGLIVFLIGGPLAIYRGRYRRGSTDQFAAIVGTVALGVGIMWVAEFAFASRLLIPTSVPITAGALMVVVKSLENWIRRNLRQRSLTTSGASRPTIVVGAGNQGMLALDMIAHDTHSEFVAVGILDDDPAKRHLRYNGIRVLGPIADIATHVDRTGAGAVIIAIADLPPEELSRIASNLESRPVEIKIMPKLSDSALARPEPDAHDVADLRHRSFRDVSLEDLIGRKPISTNIDDIASAITGKVVLVTGAGGSIGSQLCRQVARFDPARLIMTDRDESGLHATELGLEGSALLTSDDLVLGDLRDSAFIDSLVAEAKPDIIFHAAALKHLTFLERFPEQAVRTNIGASLDLLNAAVAHDVDSFVHISTDKAAGATSVLGRTKFSIERAIASVAAATGRRYMSVRFGNVLGSRGSVLETFVAQVAAGDPVTVTDPDVTRYFMTADEACELVLQAAAIGGPGETLVLDMGEPIRIAALAKRVIALSGRSDAQIVYTGLRPGEKLTEALLSPGEVDSRPNHPLITQVPIAPIDLEKLGALVAESRDPRVFSHRSGLEEHLTRLLDSETAPTTGDATEAIEPAATSSSASEPGADPHDTGVGL, translated from the coding sequence ATGAGTCGGCACGGCAGAGCCATGGCGCTGTCACTCATCGATGGTCTCGTCTTCGCGTTCCTCGTCGTATCGATGACGCTCGTGAGGTACGACTTCCATGCATCTCTCGTCAACGTGCCGGGAATGCTCGTCTGTTCGGCGGTCGGTCTGATCGTCTTTCTCATCGGCGGGCCCCTGGCGATCTACCGCGGTCGCTACCGACGTGGTTCGACCGATCAGTTCGCCGCAATCGTGGGAACGGTTGCTCTGGGTGTCGGCATCATGTGGGTGGCCGAATTCGCCTTCGCCAGTCGACTGCTCATCCCGACCAGCGTCCCCATTACGGCGGGAGCGCTCATGGTCGTGGTCAAGAGCCTCGAGAACTGGATTCGTCGCAACTTGAGGCAACGCAGCCTCACCACGTCCGGTGCGTCCCGGCCCACGATCGTCGTCGGCGCGGGGAACCAGGGCATGCTCGCCCTCGATATGATCGCTCACGACACGCACAGCGAATTCGTCGCTGTCGGCATCCTCGACGACGATCCGGCCAAGCGGCATCTGCGCTACAACGGAATCCGCGTGCTCGGACCGATTGCCGACATCGCCACCCATGTCGACCGTACGGGAGCCGGGGCTGTCATCATTGCGATCGCTGACCTGCCGCCCGAAGAGCTCTCCCGTATCGCGTCGAATCTCGAATCTCGGCCTGTCGAGATCAAGATCATGCCGAAACTCTCGGACTCCGCGTTGGCACGTCCCGAGCCGGACGCCCATGATGTCGCGGACCTGCGTCACCGCAGCTTCCGCGATGTCAGCCTTGAAGACCTCATCGGACGCAAACCGATCTCAACGAATATCGACGACATCGCCTCGGCGATCACCGGCAAGGTCGTCCTCGTCACCGGTGCAGGGGGCTCCATCGGCTCACAATTGTGCCGTCAGGTCGCCCGGTTCGATCCGGCCCGACTCATCATGACCGACCGGGACGAATCCGGCCTGCACGCCACTGAGCTCGGTCTTGAGGGCTCAGCCCTTCTGACCAGTGATGACCTCGTCCTCGGAGACCTGCGAGATTCGGCATTCATCGATTCCCTCGTCGCTGAGGCGAAGCCGGACATCATCTTCCACGCCGCAGCTCTCAAACACCTGACTTTCCTTGAGCGGTTCCCGGAGCAGGCAGTGCGCACGAACATCGGTGCCAGCCTCGACCTGCTCAATGCAGCGGTGGCCCACGACGTCGATTCCTTCGTCCACATCTCCACCGACAAAGCCGCCGGTGCGACCTCAGTGCTGGGGCGGACGAAGTTCTCCATCGAACGGGCGATCGCCTCTGTGGCCGCGGCAACCGGACGACGTTATATGTCGGTGCGCTTCGGCAATGTGCTCGGATCCCGGGGGTCCGTGCTCGAGACCTTTGTGGCCCAGGTGGCGGCCGGCGACCCCGTCACGGTCACCGATCCCGATGTCACCCGGTACTTCATGACCGCCGATGAGGCCTGTGAACTCGTCCTTCAGGCCGCAGCGATCGGTGGCCCCGGAGAGACTTTGGTCCTCGACATGGGCGAACCGATCCGCATCGCGGCCCTCGCCAAGAGAGTGATCGCGCTGTCAGGTCGCAGTGATGCGCAGATCGTCTACACGGGTCTGCGCCCGGGGGAGAAGCTGACTGAGGCCCTTCTGTCGCCCGGTGAGGTCGACAGCCGCCCCAACCATCCGCTGATCACTCAGGTGCCGATCGCTCCGATCGATCTGGAGAAACTCGGTGCCCTGGTCGCCGAATCACGTGACCCGCGGGTTTTCTCTCACAGGTCGGGCCTCGAAGAGCACCTGACGCGTCTCCTCGACTCCGAGACGGCACCGACCACTGGTGACGCGACGGAGGCCATCGAGCCGGCAGCGACTTCATCAAGTGCCTCCGAGCCAGGCGCAGACCCCCATGACACCGGAGTCGGCCTCTGA
- a CDS encoding glycosyltransferase family 4 protein yields MALQSLVILVVAAVVTVLSALIAFPLLRRAGVVDVPSHRSSHTLSTVRGGGIAIGCGITVATILAMVWTVSEDGVFGLGGILLPVGFLVLTWCYSAIGMSDDLDSLRPAGRLIGQVILALLFSAIIAMFSTQGIAHVIAFAVIGVTTVNAVNFVDGLNGYVTEWTIVTAGWFAFVSSWEGENDIALLALALAGAAVGFLPFNLGRAKAFLGDTGSYGIGAAVFALAVWLFVQGVPIVVIIAPMIFVFFDVGVTLVLRLFRGENILLPHREHIYQRIQQAGWPHSSVSLFHAALSVLACIMAVPTLISGNTATTYPAHVFWVGLLALYALLPLWLRRRALKEAMTA; encoded by the coding sequence ATGGCTCTGCAGTCGCTGGTGATCCTGGTTGTGGCCGCGGTGGTCACGGTTCTCAGCGCCCTCATCGCCTTTCCGCTGCTGCGTCGAGCGGGAGTCGTCGATGTCCCCTCACATCGCTCCTCGCATACGCTGTCGACCGTCCGCGGCGGGGGAATCGCCATCGGCTGCGGCATCACCGTGGCCACGATTCTCGCCATGGTGTGGACCGTCAGCGAAGACGGTGTCTTCGGCCTCGGCGGGATCCTCCTTCCGGTCGGTTTCCTGGTCCTGACCTGGTGCTATTCGGCCATCGGGATGAGCGACGATCTCGACTCGCTGCGCCCCGCTGGGCGGCTGATCGGACAGGTGATCCTGGCTCTGCTGTTCAGCGCGATCATCGCGATGTTCTCAACACAGGGAATCGCTCACGTCATCGCCTTCGCGGTCATCGGCGTGACCACTGTCAACGCCGTGAACTTCGTCGACGGACTCAATGGCTATGTCACCGAGTGGACCATCGTCACCGCTGGATGGTTCGCCTTTGTCAGCTCCTGGGAAGGAGAGAACGACATTGCACTGCTCGCTCTGGCGCTGGCTGGCGCTGCTGTCGGGTTTCTCCCGTTCAACCTCGGTCGGGCCAAGGCGTTCCTCGGAGACACGGGAAGCTACGGAATCGGAGCGGCCGTATTCGCTCTCGCGGTCTGGCTGTTCGTCCAAGGCGTCCCGATCGTCGTCATCATCGCACCGATGATCTTCGTCTTCTTCGATGTCGGAGTCACTTTGGTCCTACGGCTCTTCCGGGGAGAGAATATTCTCTTGCCTCATCGTGAACATATCTACCAGCGGATCCAGCAGGCGGGCTGGCCACACAGTTCTGTTTCGCTCTTCCACGCCGCATTGAGCGTCCTCGCCTGCATCATGGCCGTCCCTACTCTCATCAGCGGAAATACGGCGACGACGTACCCGGCCCATGTGTTCTGGGTCGGATTGCTCGCCCTCTATGCGCTGTTGCCGCTGTGGCTGCGGCGACGGGCGCTGAAGGAGGCGATGACCGCATGA